Genomic segment of Arachis hypogaea cultivar Tifrunner chromosome 11, arahy.Tifrunner.gnm2.J5K5, whole genome shotgun sequence:
GACATAACATACATGATATgaacataaaatatattttacattttatttagtgaaagagaaaaatttgtttaaactttacatatataatatatatagaatgaTCATATTTTTAACGTATTCACTCATGCAAGAGTTAGTTTtagatttatataaattttatatatgtcTTTTGTTtaatatcatatcataaaattatttcttttataaaatattaagtgTAGAAAATAAGACACATAAATAATAACTATATCTCTAATAATACTTCAtttctttaattattatatataatacactGTTTTACCTTATACATAGAtgtattttgatataaaaaatacgataatcattttatataatatagaCTTACTACTGTAAGCACACACAGTAAGAAAaaagttatattaaaaataagatataaaaactAATGAGTGCTATcaagaaaattaagaaataacggccatgataaaaatataatcattacatgtctctttttattcatttaaatttgTAGGAGTAGTTTTatgatataatatcaaaatttttataatcaaagaatttagaattcaaatttcGAATTTTGTtattctcaacaaaaaaaaaagataaataaaaaaattaatacaaaaagttCACGCAAATCCAAAAACGGTTTTGGTATAAAAaagtgtattaaaaatataaataaataattatttatctatcttttcctaTTAAGTTAACTTTTAGAGTAATTCAATGATACTGTATTAGAATTTATATGATTAAAAGGTTTATAGAGTTCAATCTCTTTTAGattctaacaaaaaatatttagtacaagacatatttaaaaaaaaattatgcacaTATTCaagcaaattttaaaaaaattttcagttaaagaaacatattaaaaatataattatttatcgtatgttttttttatgaatttaaattttaaaagaaatagtTTTATGACGAACCTATTAATTACTTTATATCCTTTTCTGTCATTGTATGTTTGTcatataaatcttaaaaaaaaaaaaaaaaaagagcaaaagtAACATTATAACTCTATCTTCTCTTGATGCTCAGATCCATGTTTATTTTTACAAACTGCATATTCATAACCATGCAAACTGTATGCTGAAAATAGTTAAATGGACTTTAAGACAAATTAAGCTAATGAAGTGAACATGTGTGAACGTGAAAGTTTTAGCTGGCAGATAGTATTATCAGGTAATAAGGTTTTGGACTCTTGTGACTACATGATGAACTTGTGGATCCATAATTTCAATGTTTTTGCATCTATCAAGGAACCCGATTCCACCGTAAGATTGATCAATTGGGATCCTCTGACTCATTGAATGGCAACATTTACGATTTGCAATTTGCAATATGCATTGCACGTGGAATATTGCGTGTTTCTATTATAAGCGTTACTCGTTGGGGGTAGGAAATTAACGATGCCTTGCCCCCTCGGTACCTTGACATAAATTCTGATTCTATTACTGTAATTTGCTTGAAATTTGGACCTTAGCTTCCACTATCTCACTCCAATGACTACACTCAAAGGAAAGTCACtactaaaaaatagtaaaatagatGTAgatattatttgttattttttttttgcaaaaatttattacaaatttaatgtgaatttatcattcggaataatatatagaaagcgaaaaatacttaaaaaatttgCAAATAAATATTTGCAGCAAAATTTATAGATAATTTTGACAATAAATTTGAGTTATGTCAAATTTGTagcaaaatttgcaacaacaaAATTTACGAATTTAGTTGTAAAATTgtgattttacttttatgcaaatTTTATTGCGAATTCATTTTTTGCGGATTTAGATGTGAAAAAATTGTTGCACATTTAGctgcaaattaatttttttgtgaattttgttgCAAATTACATTGTTGCAGCTTTTGTTGCAGTTTTAGTTACAAAAATTTTATTGCAGAATTAGTTGCAAATTTTATTTCCCATAAATTTTGCTGCGAATTTCATTGTTGCGATTTTAGTTGCAAATATTTTGTTAGAGTTAGCTACGAATTTCATTTTTTGCAAATTTCGCTGCGATTTTAGTTACGAATTTTGTTGCAGAATTCGTTGTGAATTTCATTTCTTGCAAAATTTACTACAAACTTCATTGTTGGGATTTTAGTTGCATAACACCCTAATAtttaaatccttatgctcgagtcataagtcaattataataaggtggtacgactcaagGTGGatttataatacatatataattgaaAGAAATTATTAAACAAGAGAAATATCACAAATAGAAATGCTCGCGTATCGATGAAAATAATAAAGCGCTATCAGGAagtggaaataaaataaaacattaaggAAGAATAGAATAAAGACAGGATAtgtatataaacataaatatgaTAGCTACTAGTCCTGACTTGCGAAGTTTAAGTCGACTAGGGTTACAGTAATAAAAATAAGTTGACAACAACATTTAATTTCCTATCTCTCCCAAAATATACATCAAGGCCTTTATAGGtgagttttcaaaataaaattacatacatATAAGTTTTTCAAGATAAATAAGGAGAGAtcctaaacaaaatataaaacagGAGTCCAGAAAAATTTTGCCATCTCCCATATGAATCACAGCTCACTCTTGAGCACCaagacctgcatttgaaaaataagagatatttaTGGAATGAGAATCCCCAACCCATGGGTCTTCAGTACAGTAAAAATGCCGAATAGATACTGCATAAGGCAATAGAAACTCACTAAGCAATCTAATACTCCATGCATCATCATATCCATCCTAAGTTTTCTCTAATCCATAATTTGGCAACTATCATAAGAGGATTCTAAATCTGATTCAACATTTCCCGTCTTTTAACAACTCTCCAAACAGACTAGAATCAGAATCAGTCCTTAGCGTCAACCAACACCAGCATGAGAGACTTCTTAGGTGAGCAAACACAAAcaatgcaaacaagtaatacacaagttaATTCAAGTAAAGCAATTAGCATATAATCATGTAGCATATACAATTAGTCAAACCAGTTACAATCAATCAAACTcaaacaaatcaaacatatgagaatgatgtatgcctgccctatgactgatgagtctcatttgtcggttatatagccaaacccgacatgtccggtagcgaaCCATGGACAGTTCCTAAACGTGCATTCCCAAGAGTATATGCATATATTCACaatcattcatcaatcaattttcattTCATTGGGGGAATTTGGGGAGTTAAAGTGTCCAGTCACAATTTGCGACGAAGGGTCAACAGAATCTatatctcaacctggagcaagtggagctgacccactgcatctacccagagaAAGTCGTGACTCAGATAAATTTTTATAGGGTAAATGCCCTTTCCGGCCCGTGAACATTTTAAAGTGGGACATATCGCACCTTTATCATCTAGAAATCCCTACCCGATCCTCGACCAACCACATAATTGAACAAATCGACCCCTGTGACCGGTTGCTTCCAGGTTACCCAGTTGACGTGTCAGGTAGATGCTGAGGTGTCAAGTGAGTGTGCCACGTGTAACCAAGATTTGTTGCAGGGACTCAAAACCCCCTCCCTGCAACTCAAACGGCGTCGTTGTGTTTGGCCAATAATCCCCTATTCCTTCGAAGTACATTTACTGTATACTCCCTCTTATTTTCATTGATTCACTAAAAAGCCCTAACACTTGATCTTCCTGCATTGTTTCCCTCCAGAACCTCTGCACCACGCAAGAACGGAAGTGTGGGAGAATCAAATCTGCGACGAACGTGGGTAGGGCATAGACGTTCAGTGTGTGAGACTGCATTGAAAGGTTAGTTCAGTTTTTCGATTTTTTACAGTGTTAGTTAAGAATGTAGTTTTTTTCCATGCACTTCTATGCGGGGTGTGATGTGAGGAGCTTTACGTTCGAGATTATTAGTATGATTAATGGATAAAGTGGTTAAGAAGAAACACTATTTTTAGTTAGGGTTTGATAATGCTAGGGGTTGATAAACGTAATCAGTAATCCGGGTAATGAAATTTGTATGTAGTAGTTATAGTGATGATAATGATGGTGGCATTGTTGTGCATTACCGTGAAACTGTTTCTAAATATTGCAGATGTCTATGTTTGTGATCCCTGTGTTTTACCATGGCGGAAAGCTTGTTAGAACTAATGGTAAGCTACATTACTTGGACGGGAAGGTAGAGAAGTTTCCTCCAATGGATATTGATTTCGTAAACAAGAAAGATTTGGAAGAACTTTTCAAGGGTTTGGGGTACTTGACATACAGAGAAATCTACTGGCACGACCCAACTGTTATTGAGTTCGAGGATGGTCTGCATGTGCTCTATGGTGATAAGGAGATTAACAATATGTGTGACTTCACCATGAGAAATAATCTGAAGGAGTTCCACCTTTACTTTGAGCATGGAGTGGATATCCCTGAGGTTACTGAGGATGAGCCTGTGGAGGAGGAATGAGTATCTGAAGATGAGGAAGTCTTGGCGGTAACAGATTCTTCAaaatcttcttcctcctcctacGATTCATATGAGAGTGCTGAAGATGAAGTTTACAAGCCCCCTCTTCCTGGGTATGAAACTGACAGTTCTGAGGAGGCTGTTgaggtaaaaagaaaaaagaagaaaattgggAAGTCTTGCTCACCTAACACCATGGCAAAGAGAAGGGCCTCCAGAAGATACACTGGTAAGAGGAGGATGAAGCATGTCCTGAATACAGAGAGGGAGAGTGGGCCTAGCAGTGGAGAGGAATGGTTGGGCCAAGGCCCAGGTAGTAGAGGCTGTGTTGGGCCGGATCTGGGTAATATGGAAGGCCCAGCTAGTGAGGGACATGTGGGGCAGAAGGGGGTTGCAAGTGAGGCTGGTGAGGAATTCCTTGATGGTGAGGATATTGTTTATGAGTATGAGTCTGAGGGTTTTGTGACCCCAGTGTCATCTGATGATGAGAGGGGCCCTTCTTGGCCAGATTTTAATGAGGGCAAAACATTTGGAGAGGTGCAATTTAGTTTAGGGATGCAGTTTGCAACTATGGAGCAATTTAAAAGGGCACTTAAGGATGTCTTTGTGCAAGATGGAAGGAATTGCATGTACCTAAAGAATGAGCCGGGGAGAGTCAGAGCAGCCTGTGCTGAGGAAGATTGTCCTTGGCTGATTTTTGTGTCGAAGAACTCGGTTACCAAGTCTTTTGAGGTGAAGACATTCCACAATCAGCACACATGTGGCCGTGATTATGGCAGCAACCTTGCTGATAAAAAAAGGGTGGCTGAGAAATTGGGGCTAAGACTAAAGACGCAACCAAAGTTGACACCTAGGGAGGCAATGCAGCATATGAAAGAAGACTACAACGTTCAACTGAATCGGAAGATGATTACACGAGCAATCAAGCAGGCTAGGGAGACTGTGTTGGGCAGTGAAGGGGCTCAATTTGGAAGCTTAGGGATTATCTGAATGAGATACACAAAAGCAATCCCGGGAGCACAGCACACATGAACACCTTACCTCAGCCACAAGGGCCAAACTTGTTTCAAAGATTGTATGTCAGTTTTGATGCTTGCAAAAAAAGGCTTCAAGAATGGGTGCAGGCCTCTGATAGGTTTGGATGGGTGTTTTCTGAAGGGTTACTATGGAGGCCAATTGCTTTATGCAGTGACCCAGGATGCAAATAATCATGTCTTCGTGATCGCATTTGGTGTAACCAGGATTGAGAACACTGATAATTGGAAATGGTTCCTGACCTGCCTTCAGGAGGATTTCGGCTCAAGCATGCTATTTGGATGGCATTTGATGtctgatcaacagaaagtaagttTCATAATTATCATATAGCATTATGCATTTTTCAGCTTTATGTTAGATTAAATATGTGAAATGCTCAACTGCAGGGTCTTGTTCGGGCAGTCCAAGAGGTGATGCCAAATGCTAATCATAGGAACTGTGTGCTCCATATGTGGAAAAACTGTGAGAAGAGGTTTAGGGACAAACAAGTTAAGGGTTGTGTTTGGGAAGCAGCTAGGAGCACAACTCCAGTTCAGTTCAAGGCTGCTATGGATAGATTGAAAAGTGTGAGTAATGGAGCTTGGGAGTACATGAATAAGTTTGACCCTAAGGTCTGGTGTAGGGCTTTTTTTAGTCACTATCCTAAGAACGCTGCTGTGACAAACAATATGTGTGAGTCTTGGAATGCAGTGATCGTGGAGGCTAGGGAGAAACCAATCCTGACACTGTGCGAGGAGTTAAGGGTCCAAGTTATGAACAAAATGGCTAGACACAAGAGGATCCTAGGGACATATAAAGGAAAGCTGGCTCCAGTACAACAAATGAAATTGGACAAGTGGATTAAGCCAGAAAGTCACAAGTGGAATGCTCAATGGTGTGGTGACAATGACAGGGTTGTGTTTGAGGTATCCAGGAATACACACAAGTTGGGGGTTAACCTGAAAAATCAAACATGCACATGTAACTTATGGCAGCTCACAGGTAAGTTGAAAGTATGTTAAACAGTTTCAAATTTTTTTGGCCAGGTTATTGATATATGACAGATGCTATAATTGCTAAATTCTGTAATGTAGGTGTACCTT
This window contains:
- the LOC112721346 gene encoding uncharacterized protein, translating into MSVLMLAKKGFKNGCRPLIGLDGCFLKGYYGGQLLYAVTQDANNHVFVIAFGVTRIENTDNWKWFLTCLQEDFGSSMLFGWHLMSDQQKGLVRAVQEVMPNANHRNCVLHMWKNCEKRFRDKQVKGCVWEAARSTTPVQFKAAMDRLKSVSNGAWEYMNKFDPKVWCRAFFSHYPKNAAVTNNMCESWNAVIVEAREKPILTLCEELRVQVMNKMARHKRILGTYKGKLAPVQQMKLDKWIKPESHKWNAQWCGDNDRVVFEVSRNTHKLGVNLKNQTCTCNLWQLTGVPCVYAVAAISRVRVKAAEDFVSPFLTMEAIRKTYDICINPVPSEEFWEPTEQLKADPPKIVRPVGRPVKRRKESATPPAPSDGSKGGSSGQSQDKPMHQRQNPTLEEIRAKLKKQKKKVSKRPHAPPEEIPISQSAPPVESQGEAAQPSPTQTISAQPAQPSPAPPA